A portion of the Andreesenia angusta genome contains these proteins:
- a CDS encoding chemotaxis protein CheW, producing the protein MSEILDELEEDTQKDKYLTFGLDEEEFGIEIEYVREIIGIQPISEIPEIPSFIRGIINLRGQIIPVIDIRARFKKEVLDYNDRTCIIVVDIKDIAIGLIVDKVLEVLNIPEENLVPPPDYKTGIQNGYIKMIGKSGDGVKLIIDCEQLLGEAEIELIEDLD; encoded by the coding sequence ATGAGCGAAATACTAGATGAGCTGGAGGAAGACACTCAGAAAGACAAGTACCTCACTTTCGGTCTAGATGAAGAAGAGTTCGGGATAGAGATAGAGTATGTGAGGGAAATCATAGGGATCCAGCCTATATCGGAAATACCGGAGATACCCAGCTTTATAAGGGGGATAATAAACCTCAGAGGGCAGATAATACCTGTTATAGACATAAGGGCCAGGTTTAAAAAAGAAGTGCTGGATTACAACGACAGAACGTGCATAATCGTAGTGGATATAAAAGACATAGCCATAGGGCTTATAGTGGACAAAGTCCTGGAAGTCTTAAATATCCCGGAGGAAAACCTTGTGCCGCCTCCAGACTACAAGACGGGAATACAGAATGGCTACATAAAGATGATAGGAAAGTCAGGGGATGGGGTCAAGCTGATAATAGACTGTGAACAGCTGCTTGGAGAGGCAGAGATTGAATTGATTGAGGATTTGGACTAG